One window of the Niallia circulans genome contains the following:
- a CDS encoding alpha/beta hydrolase, translated as MKIVEQKPLTFKGDNKRAVLLLHGFTGNTSDVRLLGRYLNTKGYTCYVPLYKGHGVPPEELVEYGPKDWWKDVTEAYQHLKEMGFEEIAVGGLSLGGVFSLKLGYTVPVKGIVTMCAPMYIKSEDVMYEGVLEYARNYKQREKKSEEVIEQEMAQFKPMNTLKELQNLIKEVRESIDLIYSPVFVIQARHDQMIDTNSANIIYEEVESIQKDIKWYENSGHVITHDKEKEQVFEDFYQFLEKLDWNQ; from the coding sequence ATGAAAATAGTAGAACAGAAACCATTAACCTTTAAAGGAGATAATAAACGTGCAGTGCTTTTATTGCACGGCTTTACGGGGAATACATCAGATGTACGCTTGCTTGGTAGATATTTAAATACAAAGGGCTACACCTGCTATGTACCTTTATATAAAGGACATGGAGTACCACCAGAGGAATTAGTGGAATACGGGCCAAAGGATTGGTGGAAGGATGTAACGGAAGCATACCAGCATTTAAAGGAGATGGGATTTGAAGAAATTGCTGTCGGAGGTCTTTCTTTAGGAGGGGTATTTTCCCTTAAATTAGGTTACACTGTACCTGTAAAGGGTATCGTAACCATGTGTGCTCCAATGTACATTAAAAGTGAAGATGTCATGTATGAAGGCGTACTTGAATACGCTCGTAATTATAAGCAGCGCGAGAAGAAATCAGAAGAAGTTATTGAGCAGGAAATGGCTCAATTTAAGCCAATGAATACATTAAAAGAATTACAAAATTTAATCAAAGAAGTAAGAGAATCGATTGATCTTATTTATTCACCAGTTTTTGTTATTCAGGCACGACATGATCAAATGATTGATACAAATAGTGCAAATATCATTTATGAAGAAGTGGAATCGATTCAAAAAGATATTAAATGGTATGAAAACTCTGGACATGTTATTACACATGATAAAGAAAAAGAACAAGTTTTTGAAGATTTCTATCAGTTTTTAGAAAAACTAGATTGGAATCAATAA
- a CDS encoding BglG family transcription antiterminator — MRDRYTKLLHILQNSDGFVTGNDISEQLNISSRTVRNDIKDLNDNYLIGARIISNKRQGYQLEGELVGFKQRHHIEFEERAFYIVKALLDTKEWTTYEQLSQMIYFSPQTIRSDIQRISQMITSQKRNLSVEALVFQGIRLEGDEFDKRLLLESLVEKNFMTIKELYKELLVRFGGWVLEEELNLLSTVVIENLNKYIHDIPTGKLSSLLVHLIIAIYRIRHGYEIREVKEVEQSLDYEEFELASKILEDVQEIFQIDIGNQEKMYFSLHLISQRIIVSFYNNETNIPQELKQELEKSLVDLGKQYDFRFNEDRLLVSGLLFHLAKAQYPLQYQLYVENPYISHIKMEYLLAYHIAVLLAHRLEKHLTFVVPESEIGYIALHIAAHIERTKRKKVRVAIVSGSGIGASMILKQKIQRHFLDIEIAGEYTLQMLDQIEENISLIISTMDVKKNGIPIIHVNEFLDEQDLKKIAVAINQGFLDRTLSENRFILLDENNKHDFLLRLTEKVKMEYLLDGILTREEMSSTEVGNYVAMPHPIARTENEETMIYIAINHKPIPWGKTNVQLVFLILPSEVDRENHYKVFKQLYQLVKSKDKVQELIQTKDFQSFMEVLHTN, encoded by the coding sequence ATGAGAGATAGATATACCAAGCTTCTTCACATACTTCAAAACTCAGATGGGTTTGTAACGGGAAATGATATTAGTGAACAGCTAAATATTAGTTCCAGAACAGTGAGAAATGACATTAAAGATTTGAATGATAACTATCTCATTGGGGCACGCATCATTTCAAATAAACGCCAAGGTTATCAACTTGAAGGTGAGTTAGTTGGTTTTAAACAGAGACATCATATTGAATTTGAGGAGCGTGCATTTTATATTGTAAAGGCACTTCTAGATACCAAGGAATGGACAACATACGAACAATTATCCCAAATGATTTATTTCTCTCCACAAACGATTCGGTCAGATATTCAACGAATTTCTCAAATGATTACCTCCCAAAAAAGAAATTTATCCGTGGAAGCATTAGTTTTTCAAGGGATTCGATTAGAGGGGGATGAATTTGACAAAAGATTATTACTTGAGAGTTTAGTAGAAAAAAACTTTATGACAATAAAAGAGCTGTATAAAGAATTATTAGTTCGTTTCGGTGGCTGGGTTTTAGAAGAAGAATTAAATTTACTGTCAACAGTGGTGATTGAGAATCTAAATAAGTATATTCACGATATTCCCACAGGGAAATTAAGTAGTTTGTTAGTGCATTTAATTATTGCGATATACCGTATCCGACATGGATATGAGATCCGCGAAGTAAAGGAAGTAGAGCAATCTTTAGATTATGAAGAATTTGAATTGGCATCTAAGATTTTAGAGGATGTTCAGGAGATATTCCAAATAGATATTGGAAATCAAGAGAAAATGTACTTTAGCCTACACCTAATAAGCCAGCGTATAATAGTTAGTTTTTATAATAATGAAACCAATATTCCTCAGGAACTGAAACAAGAGTTAGAAAAAAGCTTAGTTGATCTTGGGAAGCAATACGATTTTCGCTTTAATGAAGATCGCCTACTTGTGTCTGGATTACTTTTTCACTTAGCAAAAGCCCAATATCCTCTTCAATATCAGCTTTATGTAGAAAATCCTTATATTTCTCATATTAAGATGGAGTACTTATTAGCTTATCATATTGCAGTTCTCTTAGCACATCGTTTGGAGAAACATTTAACCTTTGTTGTGCCAGAAAGTGAAATCGGATACATTGCTCTTCATATTGCTGCACATATTGAACGAACAAAAAGAAAAAAAGTAAGAGTAGCAATCGTATCTGGAAGTGGGATTGGTGCTTCAATGATATTGAAGCAGAAAATTCAAAGACATTTTCTAGATATTGAAATTGCAGGAGAATATACCTTACAAATGTTAGATCAAATAGAAGAAAATATTTCATTAATTATTTCAACAATGGATGTGAAGAAGAATGGTATTCCCATTATTCATGTTAATGAGTTTCTGGATGAACAAGATTTAAAGAAAATAGCAGTAGCAATTAATCAGGGCTTTCTTGATCGGACTTTAAGTGAAAACCGATTCATTCTTTTAGATGAAAACAACAAACATGACTTCTTATTAAGATTAACAGAAAAAGTGAAAATGGAATATTTGTTAGATGGTATTTTAACAAGAGAAGAGATGTCGTCAACAGAAGTTGGGAATTACGTAGCTATGCCACATCCTATTGCAAGAACGGAAAATGAAGAAACGATGATTTATATAGCTATCAATCATAAACCTATCCCATGGGGAAAAACAAATGTGCAACTTGTCTTTTTGATTTTACCAAGTGAAGTAGATCGAGAAAATCACTATAAGGTTTTTAAACAACTTTATCAATTGGTTAAATCTAAAGATAAAGTTCAAGAGTTAATTCAAACAAAAGATTTTCAATCATTTATGGAGGTGCTGCACACTAATTAA
- the rnr gene encoding ribonuclease R, with amino-acid sequence MKDEAYKPLTVQELEEAFGIEDSSHFKDFVKALVQMEEKGLVVRTRSNRYGLPEKMNLIRGKLAGHAKGFAFVIPEEQGMDDIFIPPNEVKTALNGDIVLARVTSESSGQRREGTIVRIIERGVQQIVGTYSESKHFGFVIPDDKKIATDIFIPKGSTKGAIEGHKVVVKLTSYPEGRKNAEGEVVKILGHKNDPGVDILSVIHKHGLPLAFPDNVLEQANNAPDTIDEEEIANRRDLRNETIVTIDGADAKDLDDAVTVTMLENGNYKLGVHIADVSYYVTENSPIDVEAEERGTSVYLVDRVIPMIPHRLSNGICSLNPKVDRLTLSCEMEITSDGEVVSHEIFQSVIKTTERMTYADVNSILHDKDEELRAKYEGLVPMFERMEDLAAILRKKRMTRGAIDFDFKESKVIVDEDGKPQDVILRERSVAEKLIEEFMLVANETVAEHFHWMQVPFIYRIHEDPKEEKLRRFFEFITNFGYIVKGTANSVHPRALQEIIESVQGTPEEMVISTVMLRSMQQAKYYPESLGHFGLSTEFYTHFTSPIRRYPDLIVHRLIRTYLIEGDISSATQEKWNSRLTEIAEHSSSMERRSVEAERETDELKKSEYMLDKIGEEYDGIISSVTNFGMFVELTNTIEGLVHVSYMTDDYYRYDERHFAMIGERTGKVFRIGDEITVRVVNVNKEERAIDFEIVGMKGTRRRDPKKEGKVFSTGSVSRAPRKGKSERDTDRKGKTGESRRKGKNERKHFENAPKAKRKKKKR; translated from the coding sequence ATGAAAGATGAAGCCTATAAACCACTAACCGTGCAAGAGCTAGAAGAGGCTTTCGGAATAGAGGATTCTTCTCACTTTAAAGATTTTGTCAAGGCACTTGTACAGATGGAAGAGAAGGGGCTAGTTGTTCGGACAAGGAGCAATCGTTATGGATTACCAGAGAAGATGAACCTTATTCGGGGGAAATTAGCTGGTCATGCGAAAGGATTTGCGTTTGTTATCCCTGAAGAACAAGGCATGGATGATATTTTTATACCGCCTAATGAAGTTAAAACGGCGTTAAATGGTGATATTGTATTAGCACGTGTCACTTCGGAAAGCTCTGGCCAAAGAAGAGAAGGAACAATCGTACGAATTATCGAAAGAGGAGTCCAGCAAATTGTTGGTACATATTCAGAGAGCAAGCATTTTGGCTTTGTTATCCCTGATGATAAAAAAATCGCGACAGATATTTTTATCCCAAAAGGCAGCACAAAAGGGGCAATAGAAGGGCATAAGGTTGTCGTGAAATTAACTTCTTATCCTGAAGGCAGAAAGAATGCGGAGGGAGAGGTTGTTAAAATACTTGGACACAAAAATGACCCAGGTGTTGATATTTTATCGGTAATACATAAGCATGGATTACCACTTGCCTTTCCAGATAACGTGTTAGAACAAGCGAATAATGCACCAGATACGATTGATGAAGAGGAAATTGCCAATAGACGTGATTTGCGCAATGAAACTATTGTCACAATTGATGGGGCAGATGCGAAGGATTTGGATGATGCCGTTACAGTAACGATGTTAGAGAACGGTAATTATAAATTAGGGGTGCATATCGCAGATGTTTCTTACTATGTAACGGAAAACTCTCCAATAGATGTAGAAGCCGAGGAGAGAGGAACAAGCGTTTATTTAGTTGACCGAGTTATTCCAATGATTCCGCACCGTTTATCTAATGGAATTTGTTCTTTAAATCCAAAGGTTGATCGCTTAACTCTTTCTTGTGAGATGGAAATTACGTCTGATGGTGAAGTAGTTTCCCATGAAATTTTTCAAAGTGTCATTAAAACAACGGAACGAATGACATATGCTGATGTGAATTCGATTTTACATGATAAAGATGAAGAACTAAGAGCCAAGTATGAAGGGCTTGTCCCGATGTTTGAACGAATGGAGGATTTAGCAGCTATTCTGCGCAAAAAACGGATGACTCGTGGTGCCATTGATTTTGACTTTAAAGAATCTAAAGTAATTGTAGATGAAGATGGAAAGCCACAGGATGTTATTTTAAGAGAACGTTCTGTTGCAGAAAAACTAATTGAAGAGTTTATGCTTGTTGCCAACGAAACAGTCGCGGAACATTTTCATTGGATGCAGGTTCCATTTATTTACCGTATTCATGAAGATCCAAAAGAGGAAAAGTTAAGAAGATTTTTCGAGTTTATTACAAACTTTGGTTATATCGTGAAAGGTACTGCTAACTCTGTTCATCCAAGAGCATTACAAGAAATTATTGAGTCAGTACAGGGAACTCCTGAAGAGATGGTTATTTCGACTGTCATGCTGCGCTCCATGCAGCAGGCTAAATACTATCCAGAAAGCTTAGGGCATTTTGGTTTATCAACAGAATTTTATACGCATTTTACATCGCCGATTAGACGGTATCCGGATTTAATCGTACATCGTTTAATTCGTACGTATTTAATTGAAGGGGATATTAGTTCTGCTACACAAGAAAAGTGGAACAGCCGCCTAACAGAAATCGCTGAGCACTCCTCTAGTATGGAAAGAAGATCAGTAGAAGCAGAACGCGAAACGGATGAACTGAAAAAATCAGAGTACATGCTTGATAAAATTGGCGAAGAATATGATGGCATTATTAGTTCTGTTACGAATTTTGGTATGTTTGTGGAACTTACGAATACGATTGAAGGACTTGTCCATGTAAGCTATATGACAGATGATTACTATCGTTATGATGAGCGTCATTTTGCTATGATTGGCGAGCGAACAGGGAAGGTTTTCCGTATTGGAGACGAAATTACTGTTCGCGTTGTGAATGTGAACAAAGAGGAACGTGCCATTGACTTTGAAATAGTTGGAATGAAGGGGACTCGCCGCAGAGATCCGAAAAAAGAAGGGAAGGTATTTTCTACTGGCAGTGTCTCTCGTGCCCCGCGTAAAGGCAAATCAGAGAGAGATACGGATCGTAAAGGAAAAACAGGTGAATCAAGACGTAAAGGAAAGAATGAGAGAAAACACTTCGAGAATGCTCCAAAAGCAAAGAGAAAGAAAAAGAAACGCTAA
- a CDS encoding PTS sugar transporter subunit IIA: protein MVLDLVKVKLKVNSSEEVIKILGEMLLESGYVTDTYIDAVLQREMSLPTGLQIGRINVAIPHTDSTHVKESTIALATLEEPVNFQLMADPAQKVDVKLVFLLAVKEPKKQVKLLKQLMAIFQNEELLNRMEKAEDSRVISDILSSALA from the coding sequence ATGGTTTTAGACTTAGTAAAAGTAAAATTAAAAGTAAATAGCTCTGAGGAAGTAATTAAGATTTTGGGAGAGATGTTATTAGAATCTGGTTATGTTACGGACACTTACATTGATGCAGTGCTTCAACGAGAGATGTCTTTGCCTACTGGTCTGCAAATTGGCCGTATTAATGTAGCTATTCCACATACAGACTCCACACATGTAAAGGAATCAACCATTGCTTTAGCAACCTTAGAAGAACCTGTCAATTTTCAATTAATGGCTGATCCTGCCCAGAAAGTTGATGTGAAATTAGTCTTCTTACTAGCAGTTAAAGAACCAAAAAAGCAAGTGAAATTATTAAAGCAGCTAATGGCTATATTTCAGAACGAAGAGCTTTTAAATAGAATGGAAAAGGCTGAAGATAGTCGAGTTATCTCTGATATTTTAAGT
- the smpB gene encoding SsrA-binding protein SmpB — protein MPKGEGKLVAQNKKANHDYFIEETYEAGIVLQGTEIKAIRAGRVNLKESYARIINGEVFLLGMHISPYEQGNRYNHDPLRTRKLLLHRKQINKLIGDTKEAGYALVPLKLYFKNGYAKVLIGLGKGKKNYDKRETLKRKEANRSIERALRERQKM, from the coding sequence ATGCCAAAAGGTGAAGGGAAATTAGTAGCACAGAATAAAAAAGCAAACCATGACTATTTTATTGAAGAGACTTATGAGGCAGGGATTGTTCTCCAAGGAACAGAAATTAAAGCGATTCGTGCAGGAAGAGTAAATTTGAAGGAATCATATGCGCGGATTATTAATGGCGAGGTATTTCTATTAGGGATGCATATCAGTCCATATGAACAAGGAAATCGCTATAATCATGATCCATTAAGAACAAGAAAGCTTTTATTACATCGCAAACAAATTAATAAGTTAATCGGGGATACAAAAGAAGCGGGCTATGCTTTAGTTCCACTGAAACTTTATTTTAAAAATGGCTATGCAAAGGTTTTGATTGGTCTAGGTAAGGGTAAAAAGAACTATGACAAGCGGGAAACTTTAAAACGTAAAGAAGCAAATCGCAGTATTGAACGTGCTTTACGTGAAAGGCAAAAAATGTAA
- the secG gene encoding preprotein translocase subunit SecG: protein MHTVLITLLIIVAIALIVVVLLQNGKSAGLSGAISGGAEQLFGKQKARGLELILHNATIVLAILFFVLTIAVSYFDL from the coding sequence ATACACACAGTTTTGATTACTTTATTGATTATCGTTGCGATTGCATTAATCGTAGTAGTACTTCTTCAAAATGGTAAGAGTGCTGGACTATCTGGAGCAATTTCTGGTGGTGCAGAGCAGTTATTTGGTAAACAAAAAGCACGTGGTTTAGAATTAATCCTTCACAATGCAACAATCGTTTTAGCAATTCTATTCTTTGTCTTAACGATTGCAGTTAGTTATTTTGATCTATAA